In Luteibacter mycovicinus, a genomic segment contains:
- the rplU gene encoding 50S ribosomal protein L21: MSYAVIKTGGKQYRVMAGEILRVELLTAEVDSTVQFDQVLLVGEGESITVGAPLVAGATVSAKIRAHGRADKIRIVKFRRRKHYKRTQGHRQHYTEIEITGINA; the protein is encoded by the coding sequence ATGAGCTACGCAGTCATCAAGACCGGTGGCAAGCAGTATCGTGTGATGGCGGGCGAAATCCTGCGCGTCGAACTGCTCACCGCTGAAGTCGATTCCACCGTCCAGTTCGACCAGGTCCTCCTGGTGGGCGAAGGCGAGTCGATCACCGTCGGCGCCCCGCTGGTCGCCGGTGCCACCGTCAGCGCGAAGATTCGCGCCCACGGCCGCGCGGATAAGATCCGCATCGTCAAGTTCCGTCGTCGTAAGCACTACAAGCGTACGCAGGGACATCGTCAGCATTACACCGAAATCGAGATCACGGGCATCAACGCCTGA
- a CDS encoding DUF2059 domain-containing protein, which produces MRKWTGIAAGLMLAACTGQAFAAAPTEQQVRQLMDVVGMGRMLSQMNSQMAGVMQSALPCVPASYWQGFVDANATNQLIGRMVPVYQKHFTSEDIDGLLKFYRSPLGQKVITQMPATMAEGMQIGKQWGQERGQQMIAQLQTQGTLNPQGQCPASGAAAKPAPAPPAATKKK; this is translated from the coding sequence ATGCGTAAGTGGACAGGGATCGCGGCCGGCCTGATGCTGGCGGCTTGTACGGGTCAGGCGTTCGCCGCGGCGCCGACCGAGCAGCAGGTGCGCCAGCTGATGGACGTGGTCGGCATGGGCCGGATGCTCAGCCAGATGAACAGCCAGATGGCGGGCGTGATGCAGAGCGCCCTTCCGTGCGTGCCGGCCAGCTACTGGCAGGGCTTTGTCGACGCCAACGCGACCAACCAGCTGATCGGCCGCATGGTGCCGGTCTATCAGAAGCACTTCACGTCCGAAGATATCGACGGCCTGTTGAAGTTCTACCGTTCGCCGCTTGGCCAGAAGGTGATCACGCAGATGCCGGCGACCATGGCCGAGGGTATGCAGATCGGTAAGCAGTGGGGTCAGGAGCGCGGTCAGCAGATGATCGCCCAGCTGCAGACGCAGGGCACCCTGAATCCGCAGGGCCAGTGCCCGGCCAGCGGTGCGGCGGCCAAGCCGGCTCCCGCACCGCCCGCCGCCACAAAGAAAAAATAA
- the cgtA gene encoding Obg family GTPase CgtA, whose amino-acid sequence MKFVDEAQIRVSAGDGGNGCVSFRREKFIPFGGPDGGDGGSGGSVWLVADEGLNTLVDFRHMRSFKAKRGQAGMGSQMYGKGADDVDVRVPVGTIIINVDTDEVIGDLTAHGQRLKVAQGGRGGLGNIHFKSSVNRAPRKFTPGTPGEVRDIKLELRLLADVGLLGFPNAGKSTFIRAVSAATPRVADYPFTTLHPNLGVVRIGTDQSFVIADIPGIIEGAADGAGLGIQFLRHVSRTSLLLHVVDIQPIDGSDPVEQVRTIEKELANFDAELVERPRWLVINKSDVIDDEDELKAKVDEIIARLEWTAPWFVVSAAGEIGTRDVCLQVQQFFDAERAKQRDRSEERDDVRLRGE is encoded by the coding sequence ATGAAATTTGTCGACGAAGCGCAAATCAGAGTCTCGGCCGGTGACGGCGGCAACGGCTGCGTCAGCTTCCGTCGAGAGAAATTCATTCCCTTCGGTGGGCCGGATGGCGGTGACGGTGGCAGCGGTGGTTCCGTCTGGCTGGTGGCCGACGAGGGCCTCAACACCCTGGTCGACTTCCGTCACATGCGTTCGTTCAAGGCCAAGCGCGGCCAGGCGGGCATGGGTAGTCAGATGTACGGTAAGGGCGCCGACGATGTCGATGTCCGCGTGCCTGTCGGCACCATCATCATCAACGTCGACACCGACGAAGTCATTGGCGATCTTACGGCTCATGGCCAGCGTCTGAAGGTGGCGCAGGGTGGTCGTGGCGGTCTGGGCAATATCCATTTCAAGAGCTCGGTCAACCGTGCTCCGCGCAAGTTCACGCCGGGTACGCCGGGTGAGGTTCGCGACATCAAGCTCGAGCTGCGTCTGCTCGCGGATGTCGGCCTGCTGGGCTTCCCCAACGCCGGCAAGAGCACCTTCATCCGTGCGGTATCGGCGGCTACGCCGCGCGTGGCGGATTATCCGTTCACGACGCTGCACCCGAACCTGGGTGTCGTGCGCATCGGCACCGACCAGAGCTTCGTGATCGCCGATATTCCCGGCATCATCGAGGGTGCGGCCGACGGCGCCGGCCTCGGTATCCAGTTCCTGCGTCACGTATCGCGTACCAGCCTGCTCCTGCATGTGGTCGACATCCAGCCGATCGACGGCTCGGATCCGGTGGAGCAGGTGCGTACGATCGAAAAAGAACTCGCCAATTTCGATGCCGAGCTGGTCGAGCGTCCGCGCTGGCTGGTGATCAACAAGTCGGACGTCATTGATGACGAGGACGAGCTGAAGGCGAAAGTCGATGAGATCATCGCGCGTCTGGAATGGACGGCGCCGTGGTTCGTGGTCTCGGCAGCTGGCGAGATCGGTACGCGTGATGTGTGCCTGCAGGTGCAGCAGTTCTTCGATGCCGAGCGGGCGAAGCAGCGCGATCGCAGCGAAGAGCGCGATGACGTGAGGCTGCGCGGGGAATAA
- the lspA gene encoding signal peptidase II, whose amino-acid sequence MTVRPKPNALSWLWLAAAMIVLDQLSKWWALTALQPAETPHPVIPGILNWTLTFNTGAAFSFLADSAGWQRWFFVVLAAVISGTLGVWLSRTPRNDWRTALPLALIVGGALGNVIDRLHAAKVTDFIQVFIGSYPFPVFNVADSSICVGAAALIVFSLFSGPQKPDVR is encoded by the coding sequence ATGACTGTACGTCCCAAACCGAACGCCTTGTCCTGGCTCTGGCTAGCCGCCGCCATGATCGTGCTCGACCAGCTGAGCAAGTGGTGGGCCCTCACGGCTCTGCAGCCGGCCGAGACACCGCATCCGGTGATCCCCGGCATCCTGAACTGGACGCTGACCTTCAACACCGGCGCCGCATTCAGTTTCCTGGCGGACAGCGCCGGGTGGCAGCGCTGGTTCTTCGTCGTCCTGGCTGCCGTCATCAGCGGCACGCTGGGGGTCTGGCTGTCGCGTACGCCGCGGAACGACTGGCGCACGGCGCTGCCGCTGGCCCTGATCGTCGGTGGGGCGCTCGGTAACGTCATCGACCGCCTCCATGCGGCCAAGGTCACCGATTTCATCCAGGTATTCATAGGCAGCTATCCCTTTCCGGTCTTCAACGTCGCGGATTCGTCCATCTGCGTGGGCGCGGCGGCCCTGATCGTGTTCAGCCTGTTCAGCGGCCCGCAGAAGCCCGACGTGCGATAA
- a CDS encoding bifunctional riboflavin kinase/FAD synthetase, whose translation MTLRLHRDVDGPCLAPQGSVVAIGAFDGLHLGHQAILAEVRTRAEAKGLTPAVISFEPLPRAFFSKEPVPRLSGVREKAEGMTAAGIAELLSLRFDEALTQMSAEDFVRRVIVGRLAAREVWVGEDFRFGHRRGGDFALLRSMGDELGFTARAVSPVMVEGERVSSSKVRTLLAESRFADAATLLGRPFIIEGHVEHGKQLGRTLGYPTANVHLPDRVSPVRGIFAVRIGVGEGPCSWPGVASLGVRPTVNEVAEPLLEAHLFDFSGDLYGMRIAVEFVRKLRDEEKFDGLDALIAQMRQDEIAARQALGMNPILVDA comes from the coding sequence ATGACGCTGCGACTGCACCGCGACGTCGACGGACCGTGTCTCGCCCCCCAGGGCAGCGTGGTGGCGATCGGCGCCTTCGACGGCCTTCATCTCGGCCACCAGGCCATCCTCGCCGAGGTCCGGACACGGGCTGAGGCGAAGGGCCTCACGCCGGCCGTCATCTCCTTCGAGCCACTGCCGCGCGCCTTCTTTTCGAAGGAGCCGGTGCCACGTCTGTCCGGCGTCCGCGAAAAAGCGGAGGGCATGACCGCCGCCGGTATCGCCGAACTTCTGTCCCTGCGCTTCGACGAAGCGCTGACCCAGATGTCCGCCGAGGATTTTGTCCGTCGCGTCATCGTCGGCCGGCTGGCTGCCCGTGAAGTCTGGGTGGGCGAAGACTTTCGCTTCGGTCACCGCCGCGGCGGCGACTTCGCCCTCCTGCGGTCGATGGGTGACGAACTCGGCTTTACCGCGCGCGCGGTCTCGCCGGTGATGGTCGAGGGCGAACGCGTGTCTTCCAGCAAGGTGCGCACCCTGCTGGCGGAAAGCCGCTTCGCCGACGCCGCGACCCTACTCGGACGGCCCTTCATCATCGAAGGCCATGTCGAGCACGGTAAGCAGCTGGGCCGTACGCTCGGTTATCCCACCGCCAACGTGCACCTGCCCGACCGGGTCAGTCCCGTGCGCGGCATTTTCGCCGTGCGCATCGGGGTGGGCGAGGGCCCCTGCAGCTGGCCCGGCGTGGCCAGCCTGGGCGTCCGCCCGACGGTGAACGAGGTGGCGGAGCCGTTGCTCGAAGCGCATCTGTTCGACTTTTCCGGCGACCTCTACGGTATGCGCATCGCGGTGGAGTTCGTCCGGAAACTGCGTGACGAAGAAAAATTCGACGGCCTCGACGCCCTGATCGCGCAAATGCGTCAGGACGAGATCGCCGCCCGGCAGGCCCTTGGCATGAACCCCATACTTGTCGATGCATGA
- the rpmA gene encoding 50S ribosomal protein L27, giving the protein MAHKKGVGSSRNGRDSNPKYLGVKIYGGQAVEAGNIIVRQRGTKFHAGVGVGLGRDHTLFALVDGTVAFKTRGDKGRKFVDVVQA; this is encoded by the coding sequence ATGGCACATAAAAAAGGCGTAGGTTCCAGCCGTAACGGTCGCGATTCGAACCCGAAGTATCTCGGTGTGAAGATCTATGGCGGCCAGGCTGTTGAAGCCGGCAACATCATCGTTCGTCAGCGCGGTACCAAGTTCCACGCTGGCGTGGGCGTCGGCCTCGGCCGCGACCACACCCTGTTCGCGCTGGTCGATGGCACGGTTGCCTTCAAGACCCGTGGCGACAAGGGTCGCAAGTTCGTCGACGTCGTTCAGGCGTAA
- the murJ gene encoding murein biosynthesis integral membrane protein MurJ, translating into MKTPSLLRGMLSFSSMTMVSRVLGLVRDMAISHSFGANAATDAFWVAFRIPNFMRRLFAEGSFSTAFVPVFTEVKETRTHEDLKDLMAKTSGTLGGILLIVVALGVIFAPQVTALFSPGAVDDPAKFGLTVDLLRLTFPFLLFVSLTALSGGALNSFHRFGLPALTPVILNLCMIGGALWLAPHLHTPIMAMGWAILIAGFLQLVFQLPTLRRLNLLSMPRWGWKSPDVRRIMTLMVPTLFGSSVAQINLLLDTVIASLLIAGSQSWLSQADRFLELPLGVFGVALGTVILPSLSRHHVATDKDGFSRALDWGLRTTLLIAVPAMFALMLLSFPLVATLFQNGRFTAFDTKMASMSITALSFGLPAFALVKVVLPAFYARKDTKTPVRAGVASLVANMVFNVGFLALLFFLWATPEQKAGSWMAALAAIPGLHMALGMASALASYLNLALLWRWLGKAGVYTRQSGWGRHIARLALACGVMIAVLLTGLHIWPEWSGVEKWVRVWRLAILVVAGGGAYVAALFALGFRLRDLRAR; encoded by the coding sequence ATGAAAACCCCCAGCCTTCTTCGCGGCATGCTCTCCTTCAGCAGCATGACCATGGTGTCCCGCGTGCTCGGTCTGGTGCGGGACATGGCGATCAGCCATTCCTTCGGCGCCAACGCCGCGACCGACGCCTTCTGGGTCGCGTTCCGCATCCCGAACTTCATGCGCCGCCTGTTCGCCGAGGGCTCCTTCTCGACCGCGTTCGTGCCGGTTTTCACCGAGGTCAAGGAAACACGTACGCATGAGGACCTGAAAGACCTTATGGCGAAAACCTCCGGCACGCTGGGCGGCATCCTGCTCATCGTGGTGGCGCTGGGTGTGATCTTCGCGCCCCAGGTGACGGCGTTGTTTTCGCCGGGCGCGGTGGATGACCCCGCGAAATTCGGCCTCACCGTCGACCTCCTGCGGCTGACGTTTCCGTTTCTCCTGTTCGTCTCGCTGACGGCGTTGAGCGGCGGCGCGCTCAACAGCTTCCATCGCTTCGGCCTGCCGGCCCTGACGCCGGTGATCCTCAACCTGTGCATGATCGGCGGCGCCCTCTGGCTGGCGCCGCATCTGCATACGCCGATCATGGCGATGGGCTGGGCTATTCTGATCGCGGGCTTCCTGCAGCTGGTGTTCCAGTTGCCGACGCTGCGCCGCCTGAATCTGTTGTCCATGCCGCGGTGGGGCTGGAAGTCGCCGGATGTGCGCCGGATCATGACCCTGATGGTGCCGACGCTGTTCGGCTCGTCGGTGGCGCAGATCAATCTTCTGCTGGACACCGTGATCGCGTCGCTGCTGATCGCCGGTTCGCAGAGCTGGCTGTCCCAGGCCGACCGGTTTCTCGAGCTTCCCCTGGGCGTTTTCGGCGTGGCGCTGGGCACGGTCATCCTGCCTTCGCTGTCACGCCACCATGTGGCCACCGACAAGGATGGCTTCTCCCGGGCACTGGACTGGGGTCTGCGTACGACGCTGCTGATCGCGGTGCCGGCCATGTTCGCGTTGATGCTCCTGTCGTTCCCCCTCGTGGCGACGCTGTTCCAGAACGGCCGTTTCACCGCCTTCGACACCAAGATGGCCTCGATGTCGATCACCGCGCTGAGCTTCGGCCTGCCGGCCTTCGCGCTGGTCAAGGTGGTGCTGCCCGCGTTCTACGCGCGCAAGGACACGAAGACACCCGTCCGCGCGGGCGTCGCGTCGCTCGTTGCCAACATGGTCTTCAATGTCGGCTTCCTGGCCCTCCTGTTCTTCCTCTGGGCCACGCCGGAGCAGAAGGCCGGGTCGTGGATGGCGGCGCTCGCCGCCATCCCGGGTCTGCACATGGCGCTGGGCATGGCCAGCGCTCTGGCCAGCTACCTCAACCTTGCGCTGCTCTGGCGCTGGCTGGGTAAGGCCGGCGTATACACCCGCCAGTCGGGATGGGGCCGGCATATCGCGCGGCTGGCCCTCGCCTGCGGGGTGATGATCGCGGTGCTGCTGACCGGCCTGCATATCTGGCCGGAATGGAGTGGCGTGGAGAAGTGGGTGCGCGTCTGGCGCCTGGCCATCCTGGTGGTGGCAGGGGGCGGGGCCTATGTGGCGGCCTTGTTCGCCCTCGGATTCCGTCTGCGCGACCTGCGCGCGCGTTGA
- the ileS gene encoding isoleucine--tRNA ligase, whose protein sequence is MTQDYKNTINLPQTDFPMRGDLPKREPTWLATWERVGRYAQIQAKAAGRDKVFVLHDGPPYANGAIHLGHAVNKVLKDVVVKSKLMAGYRAPYVPGWDCHGLPIEIAIEKKFGKAGDKLDAAAFRQKCREYAMAQIDLQRADFKRLGVLGDWEKPYRTLDFTYEADMIRALARIVDNGHVVRGAKPVYWCFDCGSALAEAEIEYAERTSPAVDVAYDAVYPKDLGAEFGVDVGDAIVAVPIWTTTPWTLPSSQAVSMGGEIEYSLVEGPSRDGKRVLLVIASALAAKALARYGVETATVLGHVQGAVLENKPLRHPFYDKQVPVILGDHVSDEDGTGAVHTSPDHGAEDFAVGQNYGIGTLNYVDGRGVYRADLPLIGDVSLAGTHIWKANDQIVELLRGHGILLAFAKLTHSYPHCWRHKTPVIYRATPQWFIGMETAGLRKTALSSIKSVRWVPGWGEERIAGMVEGRPDWCISRQRTWGVPITLFIDKNTHEPHPDSVALMEKVAKKVAQEGIDCWFTLDPRELIGDDADNYEKVTDVLDVWFDSGTSHFAVIGARPELQAGDASEYKVMYLEGSDQHRGWFQSSLLTSAAIHGRAPYDHVLTHGFTVDAQGRKMSKSLGNGIEPQDIMKTLGADILRLWICSTDYRNEMSLSDEILKRVADTYRRIRNTVRFLLGNLDGFDPDKHLLATDACLDLDRWAVQQAADTQAAIVAAYERYDFPEIVQRVQNFCTTELGALYLDITKDRLYTMPTDSRGRRSAQSAMYRIAEAMVRWLAPIMTFTAEEAWVLLPGTRDESPLFETWYEGLDTHQDGETRGWWGKLLAIRETASRALEGMRKAGQIGASLDATLTLHADKETQVALAASAPELRFFFITSAVTLADLEGRPASAERVELEGAEVYVAAAVSEDVKCIRCWHHRPDVGVDPAHPEICGRCVENVTGQGEDRRWF, encoded by the coding sequence ATGACCCAGGATTACAAAAACACCATCAACCTGCCGCAGACGGACTTCCCGATGCGCGGCGACCTTCCCAAGCGCGAGCCGACCTGGCTCGCCACTTGGGAGCGTGTGGGCCGCTATGCGCAGATCCAGGCGAAGGCCGCGGGTCGCGACAAGGTGTTCGTGCTGCACGACGGCCCGCCCTATGCCAACGGCGCCATTCACCTGGGCCACGCGGTCAACAAGGTGCTGAAGGACGTCGTCGTCAAGTCGAAGCTGATGGCCGGCTACCGTGCACCGTACGTGCCAGGCTGGGACTGCCACGGCCTGCCGATCGAAATCGCCATCGAGAAGAAGTTCGGCAAGGCGGGCGACAAGCTCGACGCCGCCGCGTTCCGGCAGAAATGCCGCGAGTACGCGATGGCGCAGATCGACCTGCAGCGCGCCGACTTCAAGCGTCTCGGTGTGCTTGGCGACTGGGAAAAGCCGTACCGTACCCTCGACTTCACCTATGAGGCCGACATGATCCGCGCGCTGGCGCGCATCGTCGATAACGGCCATGTCGTGCGCGGCGCCAAGCCCGTGTACTGGTGCTTCGACTGCGGTTCCGCACTGGCCGAGGCGGAGATCGAATACGCCGAGCGCACGTCGCCGGCCGTCGATGTCGCCTACGACGCCGTGTATCCGAAGGACCTCGGTGCCGAGTTTGGCGTCGACGTGGGCGACGCCATCGTCGCCGTGCCCATCTGGACCACGACGCCGTGGACGCTGCCGTCCAGCCAGGCCGTGTCGATGGGTGGCGAGATCGAATACTCGCTGGTCGAAGGCCCGTCGCGCGATGGCAAGCGGGTGCTGCTGGTGATCGCCTCGGCGCTCGCCGCGAAGGCGCTCGCCCGTTATGGCGTCGAAACCGCCACCGTGCTCGGCCACGTCCAGGGCGCGGTGCTCGAGAACAAGCCGCTGCGTCATCCGTTTTACGACAAGCAGGTGCCGGTCATCCTCGGCGATCACGTGTCGGACGAAGACGGTACCGGTGCGGTGCACACCTCGCCCGATCACGGTGCGGAGGATTTCGCCGTCGGCCAGAACTACGGCATCGGCACGCTCAACTACGTCGACGGTCGCGGCGTCTATCGCGCCGACCTGCCGCTGATCGGCGACGTGTCGCTCGCCGGCACGCACATCTGGAAGGCCAACGACCAGATCGTCGAGCTGCTGCGCGGCCATGGCATCCTGCTCGCTTTCGCCAAGCTCACGCACAGCTATCCGCATTGCTGGCGTCACAAGACGCCGGTGATCTATCGCGCCACCCCGCAGTGGTTCATCGGTATGGAAACGGCCGGCCTGCGCAAGACCGCGCTGAGCTCGATCAAGTCCGTGCGCTGGGTACCGGGCTGGGGTGAAGAACGCATCGCCGGCATGGTCGAGGGCCGTCCCGACTGGTGCATCTCGCGTCAGCGCACGTGGGGCGTGCCGATCACGCTGTTCATCGACAAGAACACGCATGAGCCGCATCCGGACTCCGTCGCGCTGATGGAGAAAGTCGCGAAGAAGGTCGCGCAGGAGGGCATCGACTGCTGGTTCACGCTGGATCCGCGCGAGCTGATCGGCGACGACGCGGACAACTACGAGAAAGTGACCGACGTGCTCGACGTCTGGTTCGACTCGGGTACGAGCCACTTCGCCGTGATCGGCGCGCGTCCCGAACTGCAGGCGGGTGACGCGAGCGAATACAAGGTCATGTATCTCGAGGGCTCGGATCAGCATCGCGGCTGGTTCCAGTCGTCGCTGCTCACGTCGGCCGCCATCCACGGCCGCGCACCTTACGACCATGTGCTCACCCACGGCTTCACCGTGGACGCGCAGGGTCGCAAGATGTCCAAGTCGCTGGGCAACGGCATCGAGCCTCAGGACATCATGAAGACCCTCGGCGCGGACATCCTGCGTCTGTGGATCTGCTCGACCGATTACCGCAACGAGATGTCGCTGTCGGACGAGATCCTGAAGCGCGTGGCGGACACGTATCGTCGCATCCGCAACACGGTCCGTTTTCTGCTCGGCAACCTCGATGGCTTCGATCCGGACAAGCACCTGCTTGCCACGGACGCGTGCCTCGATCTGGATCGCTGGGCGGTGCAGCAGGCGGCCGATACGCAGGCGGCGATCGTCGCCGCGTACGAGCGCTACGACTTCCCGGAGATCGTGCAGCGCGTGCAGAACTTCTGCACCACCGAACTGGGCGCGCTTTATCTGGACATCACCAAGGACCGGCTCTACACGATGCCGACCGACAGCCGCGGTCGCCGCAGCGCGCAGAGTGCGATGTATCGCATCGCCGAGGCGATGGTCCGCTGGCTGGCACCGATCATGACCTTCACGGCGGAAGAGGCGTGGGTCCTGCTGCCCGGCACGCGTGACGAATCGCCGCTGTTCGAGACCTGGTACGAGGGTCTGGACACGCATCAGGACGGTGAAACGCGCGGCTGGTGGGGCAAGCTGCTCGCCATTCGCGAGACCGCGTCGCGTGCGCTCGAGGGCATGCGTAAGGCCGGCCAGATCGGCGCGTCGCTGGACGCGACCCTGACGCTGCACGCGGACAAGGAAACCCAGGTCGCTCTGGCCGCGTCCGCTCCGGAGCTGCGGTTCTTCTTCATCACCTCGGCGGTCACGCTGGCGGACCTCGAGGGTCGGCCGGCCTCGGCCGAGCGCGTCGAGCTCGAGGGGGCGGAGGTGTATGTCGCCGCCGCGGTCAGCGAGGACGTGAAGTGCATCCGTTGCTGGCACCATCGTCCCGACGTCGGTGTCGACCCGGCTCACCCGGAGATCTGCGGTCGCTGCGTCGAGAACGTCACGGGGCAGGGCGAAGATCGCCGCTGGTTCTGA
- the rpsT gene encoding 30S ribosomal protein S20: MANIKSAKKRARQSEQRRLRNVSARSMVRSALKKVVKAIDAKDKAGAVSAYAIAVPVMDRYAARGLIHKNKAARHKSRLNAKIRDLA, translated from the coding sequence TTGGCCAACATCAAGTCCGCGAAGAAGCGTGCGCGTCAGTCGGAGCAGCGCCGTCTGCGCAACGTCAGCGCGCGTTCCATGGTGCGTTCCGCACTGAAGAAGGTCGTCAAGGCGATCGACGCCAAGGATAAGGCTGGCGCAGTCAGCGCGTACGCCATCGCCGTGCCGGTGATGGATCGTTACGCTGCCCGCGGCCTGATCCACAAGAACAAGGCTGCTCGCCACAAGAGCCGCCTGAACGCGAAGATCCGCGACCTGGCGTAA